In Syntrophales bacterium, the genomic stretch GCCCGAATCGAGAGAAGCTGTTTCAAGGCTCAAGGAGATGGGCATCCGCTGCATGATGCTTACCGGGGACAACAGGCTCGTGGCCAAATGGGTTTCCGACGAGATCGGGCTGGACGAATACTTCGCCGAAGTGCTGCCACAGGAAAAGGCCGAAAAAGTCAAGCAAGTTCAGTCCCGGGGCCTGATTGTCGCCATGACCGGAGATGGTGTAAATGACGCCCCGGCACTCGCACAAGCCGACGTTGGGATCGCCATCGGCGCAGGCACAGACGTGGCGGTGGAGACGGCGGATATCGTCCTCGTAAAAAGCAATCCCCTGGATGCCGTTGCGATCCTCGGACTCTCACGCGCGACCTACAGGAAGATGGTCCAGAACCTCGCCTGGGCCACAGGCTACAACACCTTCGCTATTCCCCTGGCGGCCGGTGTGCTTTACAAATTCGGCATCCTCCTGTCTCCCGCCATGGGCGCGGTTCTCATGGCCTTGAGCACGGTCATCGTGGCGATCAATGCGCGGTTTCTGAGGGTGTCCAGGTGAACAGTGGCAAAGCGAATAGCTTCTGCTGCCACCCCTCCAGAAGCTATCTCAGTTGATGGGAACCAACACTCCCCCAATATTTGTAGGTGAAATCAGATCAGGGACATACTCCCAAGAGACGTCACAGGAAGCATCTCCCTTATGGCTTGGACGACGCGGAAGCCGCTCAAGGATCGATGATTACTGGATGTCTTCGCGGGCAGGTTCCATAGATCGCAACGTCACCGATATCCCGCCGCCCGGACCTGGCGGAGCGTCGGGATTCCTTCCCGGCCGCCGAGGCGGCGGCTCACCCTTGCGGCGGCCCAGGCGCCGAAGTCGAGGGAGCGTGCGTGCTCCCAGCCGTTCAGGAGGCCATAGACGAATCCGGCGTGGAAGACGTCGCCGCAGCCCGTGGTGTCCACCGCCCTGGCCGGCCAAGCGGGCTTGCGGACGATCCGGCCGTCGAGGAGGGCGGCGTATCCCTCCGCGCCCAGGGTGACAGCGACGAGACCCGGCCCCAGGGCCGCCATCCGCTTCAGGGCCTCCCCGGGGAAGTCGTCCCCCGCCAGGGCACGGCCGAAGGTCTCCGAGGCGATGAAGCAGTCGCTTCGCCTCGCCAGGTCCAGCATTCCCTCCCGGAGCGTCCCGGCGTCGACCACGACGGGGATTCCCGCCTTCCGGGCCTCGTCCGCGGCGAACAGGGCCGACTCGATGAACAGGCCGTCGGTGTGAAAGGCATGGGCCCGGAGGAGCCTCTCCAGGTCCACTTCTTCAGGACGGAGGGGATCGCCGGTGGGGCGCTGCCAGAAGATGGTGCGGCGGCCTTTCCGGGCCGGCTCGGCGAAGATGAAGGCCTGCTGGGAGAGGGCGCCGGGGCGTGTGACGAGGCCTGCCGTGTCGATGCCCTCGGCAAGGAGGGACGCGCGGATGGCATCGCCGGCCGTGTCGTCGCCGACGACCCCCGCGAAGGTGCAGGCGACCCCCCACCGGGACAGGGCCGCCAGGGCCGTGGCGACGGGACCGCCCCCCTGGACGGTCAGCCCGGAAAACTCGCATTTCACATCCGGCGGCGGGTAGGCCGCGATCCTCCCCAGGGCATCCAGGGAGCACTGCCCGAGGCCGAACACGCGGTGCTGCGGGGAGGTCGCTTTCCGTCTCATCTGTGAACGGTCAGAGGGGCGGTTCCTGCCGGGCCGGCGCCTCCCGGCCGTTGTTCACGGCGGACAGGGCAAGATCGCATTCCCGGCGGATGTAGTCCGGCATGGAGTTGCGGGAGGCATGGGTCAGGATCTCCTCCGCCCAGGGCTCCCGGATCGTCCCGAGGGAGCGGAGCAGGAGGACTTCCTTGTAGGTCCGCGGGGGATAGACTCGCTGCACGGTCTTCCTCTCCGGGTAGAAGTACCGGCTGTAGCCCTTGCGGACGGTCCTCCCGTAGACGTTGACGGTGACGGCCACGGTGTCGTTGATGTTTTCCATCTGGTGGATCCCGTCGTCCAGGGGGCGCACCACGGTGATCTCCCGGGGCATGAGGATGCGGTCCGCCGTCTCCTCCAGCTCGGCAAACCCCTCGACGGTCCCGTCGTCGAGGCGGCGGAATTTCCGCTCCCGGATCTTGTTGATGTAGGACCCGACGATTCCCCAGGCGCCGTGGTCGTGGACCGTGTCCATGGAGCCGGGTTCCCAGATGTAGGCCAGGATCTGGAACGAGCCGTCGGGATGGCGGTGGAGGGTGATCTCGTTGGGCCAGAGGGAGGGCTTCTGCTCGGCCAGGAGCGCCCGGTCCGTCAGGAGCCGGTCGATGAACTCGGCGAACCACTCGCGGCGGCCCAGGAGCTCCGTCAGGAGAAGTCGCCCCTCGCGAAGGACGGTCGCCGTGTCCTGCTCTGCTTCGAGGAGGCTGTGAAAGAGGGAGTTGAACTCGGTCAGATTCATGGTCAGCGAAACCTCCGTTGTTGTTCTGTTCCCGGCGGTCCGCACCGGGGCGGTCCGGACCGTGCGGTCCCGGCGTTTCTCCTCAAGGGGTCCCGTACCGGCGGACGTGGGTCCAGGAGCGGTATCGCGGATCGTCCGGATCCGCCGCCAGCGCTTCAGCCTCCTGGCGGTACTTCTTCATGGCTCCTTTTTCCCGGTAGAGCTTGCGGTCTTCCCCGATGGGGCAAACCTTCGTGCAGATCCCGCATGGGTAGCAGCGGCGGCGGGTCAGCTCCTCCGCCATCTCCAGGCAGGCCGGCATGTTGTAGTCACCGACGACCCGGTCCTTCCGGAGGGTGATGGCCTTCTTGGGACAGCAGTCGGCGCAGGCGCCGCAGCGGATGCAGAGGTCCTTTTCCAGGGGGGTGTCGGCAGGCAGGTCGGCCGCCGTGAAGACCGAGACGAAGCGGACCCGGGGACCGAAGGCCGGCGTCAGGAGGCAGTGGCTCGCCCCGACGGTTCCCAGGCCGGCGTAGTACGCCGCCATGACGTGGCTGAAGGCCGCCACGGGCCGCTCATGGAAGGGCTTCAGGCTGCTGAAGCCGTCCCGGGGAAAAAAGTAGGAGGCCACCCCCAGGCGGTTCAGGAGCATGGTGAGATCGTAGGCCAGGAGGTCCAGCTTCCGGTTGACCGTGCGGTACAGTTCCATGTGGACGATGGAGGGTGTCGTCTCCACCATGGGCAGGGGCATTCCGAGGCCCAGAACGACAACGCTCCGGGCGGGCGGCCACAGGGCGGCGGGGCGGAAGTCCGGCGGGACGCGGCCGTCCTTGTCCCAGCGGTCCGCGGGGGCGATGCCCACCAGGTCGGCGCCGGCATCCCGGCTGAATGCGATGATCTTTTCTCTCAGGGCCTGGGGATCCACGGGGAAGTCTCGATTTCAGGAAGTCTCGATTTCCGTTGCAATCCGGGGAACTCTAATCTATTTTGCCTGCGGTGTAAACGTCGAAGTCCCATTCCTGAAGAAACCGGGCCGATCCCATGATTCCCATCCGCGACTCCGTCCGTTCCCGCCGCTTCCCGGCCGTCAACACGGTCCTGATCGTGCTCAACGTCGCCTTTTTCCTGGTGGAGGTCGCCCAGGGAGAGGCCCTGGAGACGTTCCTCCTGACCTGGAGCCTGGTGCCGGCCCGGCTCACCAATCCCTCCCTGTCGGCTTACTTTTCCTGGTTCCACCAGGCATCGACCTTCGTCACCTACATGTTTCTCCACGGTGGCTTCTGGCACCTGCTGGGCAACATGTGGTTCCTCTACATCTTCGGCGACAATGTGGAGGACCGGCTCGGGCATCCCCGGTACCTGCTGTTCTACCTCCTCTGCGGAATCGCCTCGGGGGTGATCCATTTCATCTCGGCACCGGGATCGCCGATGCCCACGGTGGGTGCCAGCGGGGCCATCGCCGGCGTCATGGGGGCCTATCTCGTCCTCTATCCCCGGGCGCGGGTCCTGACGTTGATCCCGATCATCATCTTTCCCTGGTTCGTCGAAATCCCGGCCTTTGTCTTCCTGGGGATCTGGATCCTCGTCCAGTTCCTGAGCGCCGCCCTGACGGCGGGCCAGGCCTCGGGCGTGGCGTGGTGGGCCCACGTCGGCGGATTCATTGTGGGAATTGCGTTCCTGAAAATCATACTTTGGCTTCCGGAGACCGGCATGTCCAGAAAGATGGGCGAGGCCACCGTCCGGGAGCGCAGCCCGCGCCTGCAGAGAACCGGCGCCCTGGAGAGGGAAGGGGAGGGGAATCTCCTGGGCGTCCTGGAGATCACTCCCCGGGAGGCCCGGGAGGGAACGAAAAAGGTCGTGACGGTCCCGAGCGGCATCCGGGACCGGCTCATCCGGGTGGCCGTGCCGCCGGGCGTCCGGGACGGGACGGTCCTGCGCCTTCAGGGAGGAGGGGTACCGGGAGAGGCAGGCGGACGAGGCGATCTCTTCCTGACGGTGCGCGTTTCCTGAAACGCTGCCACCGGCGGTGCGTTTTCAGCCATCCGCTTTCTTGTAGAAATCCGGGTACAGCTTCTGTGCGCATTCCGGGCACAGGCCGTGGCTGAACGACACGTCGATGCGCTGTGACAGGTAAGCCTCCAGCTGGTTCCAGCTTCCCTCGTCGTCGCGGATTTTTTTGCAGCTTGCGCAGATTGGAATGAATCCGGCAATCGTCTTGATCTCTTCCCTGGCCGTCTTCAATTCGTGATTGATCCTCTGGCCGTTGAGAATGATCAGCCCGATGTCCACAATCACGTACACCTCGAGTCCGACGAGAATCACCACCTGGTTGATCAGGCCCACGGACAGGACCTCGGCGGGTTCCTGCGGGCCCATGAAAGTGGAGACGGCCCGCAGGATCGGAAAAACGGAGCAGAAAATGAAAAACCAGGAGAACGTCATGTCTCTTCCGGGAATAACAGCAGGGAGGTGCCTGTAAAGGATATATGCGGCCAACAGACAGAGGGACGCCTGGACCAGCGAATAGACGATCACCCGGAGGGGATAGCTGGGCCACAGGTACGTGAAACAGAGGATGAAGACAAGAAACAGGGCCATCGTCGCGGCATAGGACCTGTTCCGCGGATTCCGCGTCGCAAACAGGCTGAGTCCGCTGGTAATCAGCATCATGGCGGCCAGCAGCAGGACATCGGCAACGATGATGCTCAAAACGTCCGTTATGATATTCCGCTGGCTGATCAGAATCATGCCCGCGGCATTGAGCAGGGATGCAAAGGTCCAGCGCAGGAAACCGGGGTAGGTCTGCTGGTGTTCCCAGATGTAAAGCATGCAGAAGAACAGGACCAGGGACGTGAACCCCGAGACGAAGATCAGCGTGCGCATATCGAGTGGATCCATGATGGGTTCCTCGCTTTGGCGGCCTGCCGCCCGCCGTTTCCGGATCGTTCGGGCCGCCGGGTGAACGACCTGCCGGCAGCATGGAAAACGCTGGTCTGCACACGCGGAGTTTAGTAGACTCCCGGCGCGGTGCGGGACGCGGAAGTCTTTCCGGGAAAAGCCCGGTCGAACCGGGGTCCGGCCGCCGGTTTCAGGGTCCGGATCAGGCGGCGGGCGCTCTTTTCCAGGTGGCGATGTATTCCCGTCCGGGAGCCTCCGGCGGGGACGCCTCGACGGCCCACTGCCCGTCCAGTCCGAGTTCCCGGGCCGCCGCCTCGAAGTGGCACATGGCGATGCCCAGGTCGACGTTCTGGAGACGGATGCCGCCGGGGAAATCTCCGTACCGGGGCGTCCGTTTCAGGAACAGGTGGTGATCCGCTCCCCGGCGGAGGATGCGCCAGGGCTGTTTGTTCGACGCTGACGGCCCGAGCCGGACGCATTCGAGCACCGGCACCCAGGGGCCTGCCGCGTCGCGGTCGAGGGACCGGTCCCAGGTCTCGCTGAAGAAAAGATCGCCCCAGGGCATGCGTTTGTCCGAAGAGGCGGTAAAACGGAAGATCCGGTCCGTCAGGGTGCGCTTTCCCGCCGGGTAGCCCACCGGCGTCACGGCCGGGATGATTTCGTCCTCCGTGAGGTTCATGGCGGAGGCGAAGCCGCTCCGGCTGAAGGTGCCGCCGAGCCAGCAGGTTCCAAGGTTCTGCTCCGTCGCGCGGAGGATCATCGTCTCCATGGCGTGGCCGAAGTCTTCCATGGCGCGCGCACCCGCCATCACCGCGCCGGCGAGGAACGTCCTGGCGCCCCGGATCACGCCGTAGGTCCCCAGCCGGGCCTGTCCGGGATCCCCCCCGTCGAGGTCGAGCAGGGTGAAGCGGACCCGGTTTCCGAAAGGCGTCCGGCGGACCTCCGCCAGGGCCTGCCGAAGCGATTCGGTGTCCATCGGTTCGAGGGGACGGCCGTCAAAGGAGCGGCAGGAAACGCGCCTGCCGACGATCTCGATCACGGATTCCATGACAACCCCGGTGAAGTTCGGCGTCCCCGGGCCGCCGGACCTCCCGGAACAGACCGGGGAGGGCGATTCGCGGGCATGCCGGATAAAGCCGAAAGAAAACGATACTTTCCTATCATCCTCTGCATTTCCTTTGCCGTTTTC encodes the following:
- a CDS encoding PfkB family carbohydrate kinase, whose translation is MRRKATSPQHRVFGLGQCSLDALGRIAAYPPPDVKCEFSGLTVQGGGPVATALAALSRWGVACTFAGVVGDDTAGDAIRASLLAEGIDTAGLVTRPGALSQQAFIFAEPARKGRRTIFWQRPTGDPLRPEEVDLERLLRAHAFHTDGLFIESALFAADEARKAGIPVVVDAGTLREGMLDLARRSDCFIASETFGRALAGDDFPGEALKRMAALGPGLVAVTLGAEGYAALLDGRIVRKPAWPARAVDTTGCGDVFHAGFVYGLLNGWEHARSLDFGAWAAARVSRRLGGREGIPTLRQVRAAGYR
- a CDS encoding cysteine dioxygenase family protein translates to MNLTEFNSLFHSLLEAEQDTATVLREGRLLLTELLGRREWFAEFIDRLLTDRALLAEQKPSLWPNEITLHRHPDGSFQILAYIWEPGSMDTVHDHGAWGIVGSYINKIRERKFRRLDDGTVEGFAELEETADRILMPREITVVRPLDDGIHQMENINDTVAVTVNVYGRTVRKGYSRYFYPERKTVQRVYPPRTYKEVLLLRSLGTIREPWAEEILTHASRNSMPDYIRRECDLALSAVNNGREAPARQEPPL
- a CDS encoding 4Fe-4S dicluster domain-containing protein; protein product: MDPQALREKIIAFSRDAGADLVGIAPADRWDKDGRVPPDFRPAALWPPARSVVVLGLGMPLPMVETTPSIVHMELYRTVNRKLDLLAYDLTMLLNRLGVASYFFPRDGFSSLKPFHERPVAAFSHVMAAYYAGLGTVGASHCLLTPAFGPRVRFVSVFTAADLPADTPLEKDLCIRCGACADCCPKKAITLRKDRVVGDYNMPACLEMAEELTRRRCYPCGICTKVCPIGEDRKLYREKGAMKKYRQEAEALAADPDDPRYRSWTHVRRYGTP
- a CDS encoding rhomboid family intramembrane serine protease; this encodes MIPIRDSVRSRRFPAVNTVLIVLNVAFFLVEVAQGEALETFLLTWSLVPARLTNPSLSAYFSWFHQASTFVTYMFLHGGFWHLLGNMWFLYIFGDNVEDRLGHPRYLLFYLLCGIASGVIHFISAPGSPMPTVGASGAIAGVMGAYLVLYPRARVLTLIPIIIFPWFVEIPAFVFLGIWILVQFLSAALTAGQASGVAWWAHVGGFIVGIAFLKIILWLPETGMSRKMGEATVRERSPRLQRTGALEREGEGNLLGVLEITPREAREGTKKVVTVPSGIRDRLIRVAVPPGVRDGTVLRLQGGGVPGEAGGRGDLFLTVRVS
- a CDS encoding nitroreductase family protein, with the protein product MESVIEIVGRRVSCRSFDGRPLEPMDTESLRQALAEVRRTPFGNRVRFTLLDLDGGDPGQARLGTYGVIRGARTFLAGAVMAGARAMEDFGHAMETMILRATEQNLGTCWLGGTFSRSGFASAMNLTEDEIIPAVTPVGYPAGKRTLTDRIFRFTASSDKRMPWGDLFFSETWDRSLDRDAAGPWVPVLECVRLGPSASNKQPWRILRRGADHHLFLKRTPRYGDFPGGIRLQNVDLGIAMCHFEAAARELGLDGQWAVEASPPEAPGREYIATWKRAPAA